Proteins from a single region of Lysinibacillus sp. JNUCC-52:
- a CDS encoding response regulator transcription factor, whose translation MEKHRIFIVEDDVKIASLLAETLRKYQYEVETIQEFDHLIEEFTTFNPHMVLLDINLPAYDGYYWCRQLRQHTTCPIIFISARSGEMDQIFALENGGDDFITKPFNYEIVLAKIRSHLRRTYGEYAARQEERTIKQGQLVLHLERMELHKNDLEIPLQKKECIILELLMGHAPKVVAREQLLEELWDDQAFVDENTLNVNMTRVRKKLADYNISSSIETVRGAGYRFILSAGEL comes from the coding sequence ATGGAGAAGCATCGAATATTTATTGTCGAGGATGATGTGAAGATTGCATCATTGCTTGCAGAAACATTAAGAAAATATCAATACGAAGTGGAAACAATTCAAGAATTTGACCATTTAATCGAAGAGTTTACAACTTTTAATCCACATATGGTATTGCTTGATATAAATTTACCAGCGTATGACGGCTATTACTGGTGTCGTCAATTACGTCAACATACAACATGTCCAATCATTTTCATTTCAGCGCGATCTGGAGAAATGGATCAAATTTTTGCGCTTGAAAATGGGGGTGACGATTTTATTACTAAGCCATTCAATTATGAAATTGTTTTGGCTAAAATCCGTAGTCACTTGCGTCGGACATATGGCGAATATGCAGCTAGGCAAGAAGAACGGACAATTAAGCAAGGGCAGCTTGTATTGCATCTAGAACGTATGGAGTTGCATAAAAATGACTTAGAAATTCCATTACAGAAAAAAGAATGTATTATTTTAGAATTATTAATGGGCCATGCACCAAAAGTAGTGGCGCGCGAGCAACTGTTAGAGGAACTTTGGGACGATCAGGCATTTGTCGATGAAAATACATTGAATGTTAATATGACGCGTGTACGTAAAAAGCTAGCGGATTATAATATTTCATCATCAATTGAGACAGTCCGTGGTGCAGGTTATCGCTTTATTTTAAGTGCAGGTGAGCTGTAA
- a CDS encoding sensor histidine kinase encodes MGWKLFLRDYATFFIFQLILVGFIMVLYWLDGFRNVDTAIYSVSISLVLLCSFLLIRYLMRQSYLSKILHLPKSMEDVLQKNAKTPEAMQVEKYMHELYRLYQHELHSLYASQKRHDQFMNQWVHQMKTPISVIEMLLQDERPLDKKNVQEEIDRLRRGLDMVLVNARLENFEEDMQVEQIPLKSIVTATVNENKRLFITNRVFPEIHIDDDMIVASDSKWLRFIIGQFVTNAVKYTFEENKKIVMSAIKKDDYIQLAICDEGIGIPASDLSRVTKAFFTGENGRKTGESTGMGLYLAKEICEKLGHQLDITSEVGKGTIVTVTFTN; translated from the coding sequence ATGGGCTGGAAACTATTTTTGCGGGATTATGCAACATTTTTTATATTTCAGCTAATATTAGTTGGTTTTATTATGGTGTTGTATTGGCTCGATGGCTTCCGTAACGTTGATACTGCCATTTACTCTGTAAGTATTAGTTTGGTATTGCTATGCTCTTTTCTACTTATTCGTTATTTAATGCGTCAAAGCTATTTGAGCAAAATACTGCATCTTCCAAAGTCTATGGAGGACGTGCTTCAAAAAAATGCTAAGACACCAGAAGCGATGCAAGTGGAAAAGTATATGCATGAATTGTATCGTCTTTATCAGCATGAGCTACATTCGTTGTATGCTAGCCAAAAGCGACACGATCAATTTATGAATCAATGGGTACACCAAATGAAAACGCCTATTTCCGTTATCGAGATGCTATTACAGGATGAGCGTCCTCTCGATAAAAAGAATGTTCAAGAGGAAATCGATCGCTTACGAAGAGGATTGGATATGGTGCTTGTCAATGCACGACTCGAAAACTTTGAAGAGGATATGCAAGTAGAACAAATACCGTTAAAATCGATTGTCACTGCAACTGTTAATGAAAATAAACGTTTATTTATAACGAATAGAGTTTTCCCAGAAATCCATATTGATGATGACATGATTGTAGCAAGTGATTCAAAATGGCTTCGCTTTATTATTGGGCAATTCGTAACAAATGCAGTGAAATATACGTTTGAAGAAAATAAAAAAATTGTGATGTCTGCCATTAAAAAGGATGATTATATTCAGTTAGCAATTTGTGATGAAGGTATTGGTATTCCAGCTTCTGACCTTTCACGCGTGACTAAAGCCTTTTTTACAGGTGAGAATGGACGTAAAACTGGGGAATCCACAGGTATGGGCTTATATTTAGCAAAGGAAATCTGTGAAAAACTAGGGCATCAATTAGACATTACATCTGAAGTAGGTAAAGGTACAATTGTCACCGTGACATTTACAAACTAG
- a CDS encoding ABC transporter ATP-binding protein has protein sequence MPILQINDVTKVYEGKVTHRALNQLSFEVEEGEFLAVMGPSGSGKTTLLNIISTIDEPTSGEIILDGMNPHKLNATELAYFRRRQLGFVFQDFNLLHMLTVEENIVLPLTLDQQPLEVMEARLAGIIEKLDLASFLHKRPNEISGGQAQRTAIGRALIHNPSLILADEPTGNLDSNSSRDVLELLTKINKEKQTTIVMVTHDPIAASYCDRVLFIKDGEFFNEIYRDDRRQMFFQRILNVLSLLGGGQVGDLSTIRLP, from the coding sequence ATGCCTATTTTACAAATAAATGATGTGACAAAAGTATATGAGGGAAAGGTTACACATCGTGCACTCAATCAATTAAGCTTTGAGGTTGAGGAAGGTGAGTTTTTAGCTGTAATGGGACCATCGGGAAGTGGTAAAACTACGTTACTAAATATAATTTCTACAATTGACGAACCAACAAGTGGCGAAATTATTTTAGACGGCATGAATCCTCATAAGCTAAATGCTACTGAACTAGCTTATTTTAGAAGAAGACAGCTTGGCTTTGTTTTTCAGGACTTTAATTTATTGCATATGCTTACTGTCGAGGAAAATATCGTGTTGCCATTAACGCTTGATCAGCAGCCATTAGAAGTAATGGAAGCGCGTCTTGCAGGTATTATAGAGAAGCTTGATTTAGCTTCTTTCTTGCACAAGCGTCCAAATGAAATTTCAGGTGGACAAGCGCAAAGAACAGCGATAGGGCGAGCATTAATTCATAACCCAAGTCTTATTTTGGCAGATGAACCGACGGGGAATTTGGATTCGAATTCTTCTCGCGATGTACTTGAACTATTAACAAAAATTAATAAGGAAAAACAGACGACAATCGTGATGGTGACCCATGATCCGATTGCAGCAAGTTATTGTGATCGTGTGCTATTTATTAAGGACGGGGAATTTTTCAATGAAATTTATCGAGATGACCGACGTCAAATGTTTTTCCAACGTATTTTAAATGTATTGAGCTTACTAGGGGGAGGGCAAGTAGGTGACCTTTCGACAATTCGCTTACCGTAA
- a CDS encoding FtsX-like permease family protein, which produces MTFRQFAYRNVVRNSRIYGAFFMASFFSVAVFFIYSMLMFHPDIERGILGEVSLVGMIGAEIVLVLFTLFFLYYSMSAFLEARSHEFAILLHLGMEKRQMNKLVFLETMIIGAGSIIVGIIFGFSFSKFFFMIVREILHLEDLPLYVSWQPFLLTIGVFTSAFVVISIISVYFTRERKLRALIKGNDYINSETSFSKVRATYGITLILATYVLAFIVSHTTMIGLTLLIPFFATFGTYYFFSDSVPFILQIARGKRKFNWQRYRLLSLAEQTHIMRDNVKMFFVVTMVSTLAFLSVGVLATMSSYTTQYDRLNPLGLIYKGDIDNPYEATHINSLRIQLEEKGLSYHLSRFVVVKQTSSYTHNEVEVFRESDMNVLLSSFNYPLINLESGEAVFIPYSEESLKKLKNKEVKTVLEENEIPITIDSVYPKIVFPGSIVSVNSIVISDEDFVKLVKPITSNGAVQPSYHLFTFDIPQWMETKEIGKDIIEMASTEYFNNIKKGKHSPFYFENAGLNYSYILATYSLFTLVGVLVATVFLLAAGSFIYFKLHTSLEREKRKFDVLKRMGLTDIELKKLVNRHLFPQFFLPWSVAMMHSAFAFFMVQGILKDIANISIVKEVFFAFGFFVLIQVIYFYLIRWRYISHIRS; this is translated from the coding sequence GTGACCTTTCGACAATTCGCTTACCGTAATGTCGTACGGAATAGCCGTATATACGGAGCCTTTTTTATGGCAAGCTTTTTTTCAGTAGCCGTATTTTTTATCTATTCAATGTTAATGTTTCATCCAGATATTGAACGTGGCATTTTAGGAGAAGTATCGTTAGTCGGCATGATTGGCGCAGAAATCGTACTTGTTCTCTTCACCTTGTTCTTTTTATATTATTCCATGAGTGCTTTTTTAGAGGCGCGCTCACATGAGTTTGCGATTTTATTGCACCTTGGAATGGAAAAGCGACAAATGAACAAGCTTGTCTTTTTAGAAACAATGATTATCGGTGCAGGCTCTATTATTGTGGGCATTATTTTTGGCTTTTCATTTTCAAAGTTTTTCTTCATGATTGTTCGAGAAATATTGCATTTAGAGGATTTACCGCTTTATGTTTCTTGGCAACCTTTTTTACTTACTATTGGTGTTTTTACGAGTGCCTTTGTCGTTATTTCTATCATTAGCGTGTATTTTACACGTGAGAGAAAACTACGTGCTCTTATTAAGGGAAATGATTATATAAATAGCGAAACTAGCTTTTCAAAAGTTCGTGCAACATATGGCATTACTCTTATTTTAGCAACCTATGTGCTGGCATTTATCGTTTCTCATACAACAATGATTGGGCTTACGTTATTAATACCGTTTTTTGCAACTTTCGGAACTTACTATTTTTTTAGTGATTCAGTACCATTCATTTTACAAATTGCACGTGGTAAACGTAAATTTAATTGGCAGCGCTATCGCCTTCTCTCTTTAGCGGAACAAACACATATTATGAGGGATAATGTAAAAATGTTTTTCGTCGTAACGATGGTATCGACGTTAGCATTTTTATCTGTCGGAGTATTGGCTACGATGTCCTCCTACACGACACAATACGATCGATTAAATCCTTTAGGGCTTATTTATAAAGGAGATATCGATAACCCATATGAAGCTACGCACATCAATTCCCTCCGTATCCAATTAGAGGAAAAGGGCTTATCCTACCATTTATCCCGCTTTGTAGTTGTAAAACAAACTTCCTCGTATACACATAATGAGGTTGAGGTATTCCGAGAATCAGATATGAATGTTTTATTATCCTCCTTTAACTATCCATTGATTAATTTAGAATCTGGAGAAGCGGTGTTCATACCATATTCGGAAGAGTCGTTAAAAAAGCTTAAAAATAAAGAAGTCAAAACAGTTTTAGAAGAAAACGAAATACCTATTACGATAGATAGTGTTTACCCTAAAATAGTATTCCCAGGATCAATAGTAAGTGTAAATTCAATTGTCATTAGCGATGAAGACTTTGTGAAGCTTGTGAAGCCAATTACGAGTAACGGTGCTGTGCAGCCAAGCTACCATCTATTTACTTTTGATATTCCACAGTGGATGGAAACAAAGGAAATTGGTAAGGACATAATTGAAATGGCTTCAACCGAATATTTTAACAATATTAAGAAGGGCAAGCATAGCCCATTTTATTTTGAAAATGCAGGATTAAATTATTCTTATATACTAGCTACCTACTCATTATTTACATTAGTTGGTGTTTTAGTGGCGACTGTATTTTTGCTGGCGGCTGGTAGTTTCATTTACTTTAAACTGCATACTTCACTTGAGCGAGAGAAGCGGAAATTTGATGTCCTAAAACGTATGGGTTTAACAGATATAGAGTTGAAAAAGCTAGTCAATCGTCATTTGTTCCCACAATTTTTCTTACCTTGGAGTGTTGCTATGATGCACAGTGCCTTTGCCTTTTTTATGGTGCAAGGCATTTTAAAGGATATTGCTAATATTTCAATTGTTAAAGAAGTATTCTTTGCATTTGGTTTTTTCGTCCTTATTCAAGTCATTTACTTTTACTTAATCCGTTGGCGCTATATCTCACATATCCGTTCTTGA